TCTTCAGTCCTTTCCGAACAAGAAAATCAAACAACGGACAGAATTTACAAATTGCTTTCGGTAATCGAAGACCGATTTATTGAACGGCAACCAATCATTCGGCGAAGAGTGGAATGAAAGCAAACCGACCGACATCCACTAAACCTTTGTCTGTAATCTTCAGTTCGGGGATGACCGGCAAGGCAAGGAACGAAAGCGTCATAAATGGATTTACCGGAATGGAGCCCAGCTTTTTTGCCTCTCGATTCAGTTCATCCATCTTAGCGCGGACGACGTTTACTGGCTGATCGCTCATTAAACCTGCAAGCGGCAGGGGCAATGAAGCCTTCACTTTTCCGTTTTCCACGACGATCTGTCCGCCGTTCATCCGTACGATTTCTTCAACCGCCAAGAGCATATCTTCATCTCTGGCACCGATGACGATCAAATTATGAGAATCATGAGCGACGGTCGAAGCAATCGCACCCGACTTCAGTCCAAATCCTTTGACAAATCCCAATCCGATATTTCCCGTCTGATGATGACGCTCGATGACGGCAATTTTTAAAATATCCCGGCCGATGTCCGAAACCGTTTCTCCAGCGTGAATGGTCGCTTTATATACAATATTTTTTGTGAGAATCTGATCCGGAATAATCTCAATGACATGAACGGATTCTCCTTTTGCCTCGATTTTTAGCCGTTTACTTTCCAATTTCCCAACGCTAACTGAGCCATACCGCAAGTCTGAAGCCGGAGGAATTTCGACGACAGGTTTTCCGTTTTCGGCAATTAACCGACCACGTTTAAAAACTTTCTGGACATTAAAATGTTCAAAGTCGTCAAAAACGATCATATCAGCGAAGAAACCGGGAGCAATCGCACCGGTTCTCCGGATATTAAAATGTCTGGCTGTGTTCAGCGAAGCCATCTGCAGAGCGTTGATCGGATTCAACCCAAGCCGGATTGCTCTTCTCACCATCTCGTCGATGTGACCGAAATCCAACAGAAAATCCGGATGCCTGTCATCAGTAACAAAACCACAGTTCGCAGAGTTCAGCGACGT
This sequence is a window from Candidatus Marinimicrobia bacterium CG08_land_8_20_14_0_20_45_22. Protein-coding genes within it:
- the ade gene encoding adenine deaminase, producing MFTEQLIRAARGEVQIDLLLKNARIVNLISGEIYKTDIGIFDGRIVGFGDYLSEKIIDLDGQYIAPGLIDGHVHIESSLLSPAEFARTVLPFGTTTVVADPHEIANVLGSEGIQLMIDLSEKLPIDIFFMIPSCVPATPMETSGAVLSATEMKKWIDHPRVLGIGEMMNFPGVLFRVPEVLEKLAIAGDKVIDGHAPMLSGKDLSAYIAAGISSDHESTYLDEAREKLRNGMFLMIREGSAARNLEALLPVVTSLNSANCGFVTDDRHPDFLLDFGHIDEMVRRAIRLGLNPINALQMASLNTARHFNIRRTGAIAPGFFADMIVFDDFEHFNVQKVFKRGRLIAENGKPVVEIPPASDLRYGSVSVGKLESKRLKIEAKGESVHVIEIIPDQILTKNIVYKATIHAGETVSDIGRDILKIAVIERHHQTGNIGLGFVKGFGLKSGAIASTVAHDSHNLIVIGARDEDMLLAVEEIVRMNGGQIVVENGKVKASLPLPLAGLMSDQPVNVVRAKMDELNREAKKLGSIPVNPFMTLSFLALPVIPELKITDKGLVDVGRFAFIPLFAE